The stretch of DNA AATATGATCTACCTGCTATGAATCACCACTCATCAAGGTGAAACAGCTCCCTGGCTGTTCCGACCATCTCTGTGTGTTCCTCCCAGGCTACCAGTCCCTGCTTCTACCCTCTGTAAGCTGTGTTTTGAGTTTGTCCGGTAGCTCCTTGTTCATACATGCAGGCCCTCTGTCATTCTTGCCAAATTTCTTCTTCATAGGTAGGAGACAAACCTTGAATTTCATGCAGCTCTCTTGGGCCTCTTCCTTCCAGAGCTCTATCCCCCTGGTACTCTACTAAGAAGAGACCAAAGTCTGCTCTTCAGAAGTCCAGGGCAGTGAGCTTGCTCTgtgctcctctctctgcctcaaggatcccaaattcccccatttcatggtcactgcagcccaggctgtccttgCACTTCACATTCCCCACCAGGCCCTCTCTGTTGGTGAGAACAAGATCCAACATAGCACCTCTCCTTATTGGCTCCTCCATCACTTGTAGAAGGAAGTTATCATCAATGAATTAGAGGAAGTTCCTAATCCAAGAGGTTTGTGGCCTGCTGTGTTGTCCCTCAACAGATACTGGAGTAACTGACACCCCCTTTGAGGACCAGGGTTTGTGAATGCAAGGCCACTCCTATCTGTCTGTAAACGGCCTTGTCTGCTCAGTCTTCCTTGGTCAATCTACAGATGGACTGTAGCAGATTCCCACTGTAATGTCCACCTGTCCCCATCCTGCCTCTAATCCTGACCCATAGGCTCTCACTTAGCTCCTCATCCATGCCCAGGCAGAGCTCTAAGCACTGGTCATTGATATAGGGGGTAACACCCCACCCCCTCCAGGTTCTGCGTACCTCTTGCTGACTTTGGAATCTAGCTGATATGACTGGGATGGCACATCATTCCACACTTCATCACATTAAACAACATTCCCCTTCCCCACCATATCCAGTTTAAAGCCTTATCAGTAAGTCCCACTAGTCCTCTTCTCCTTTTGAGGCAAATCCCACCTGAATTCATCATGCCCTGTGCTATGTGGGCCATCCCATTATCAAGGAAACCAAAAATTTGGCAGTGATACCAGCCACAGACTCATGTATTAATAGACTGGGTCAGCTTGATTCTTTCAATGTCACTACCCGCACCTGGaaaagtaagaggaaaaaataacctGCATCCCTCATTCCCGTACCAACTATATCAAGGCCTTGAAATCTTTTGATGGCTTTTGGACTATGTGTTGTCACTTTGTCACCACGCACATGGAGGACTAGCAACAGGTAGAAATCTGAAGGTTGAACCAGGCTAAGAAGTTTCCTGGTGACATCCTAATCTCAGGCCCCAGGAAGGCAGACTTCCCTGAGGGGATGGTCCTTCCAGCATATTGGAATCTTTGTTTCCCTTAAAAGGGAATCACGTATCACTacaatctttcttttcttcctcatgcaACTGGACTTGACAGGAGGTATAGTCCTTTCTTGACTTGGCAACACCTCTGCTGGAGTAGGACCTTCGTGATTGCCTTACCACATCCAGAGCCCCATACTATTGAACCTTGTTGGTAACTAAAATTCTAAGCTAATTTACAAGTAGCTCTCGAGAGCTTTGCAAAAAAGTCTTTCACTCAGACTGCTTATTCCTTAAAGCAGTGAACAATATGGTAAAAGACCTGCTCATGACACTGTTTTCCCTTCAACTTTGTTTATTGATGTACTGAACATGAAAAAGTACAAAGAAtccaaacacaaaagaaaacatgtacAACCTCTTAAATACTCAACAGAATATATTCTCTATTCCAACAAATGTGAATTAAGTCATACTATACAACTTCAAATAAATACCAGCCTTATATTTTACTAAGTGCTCTGATAAACACTGTAAAGTGAAGCCCAATTTACATGCCTTCTCATCAATGCCGTTAGTTGCTACAATAGTATAGGAAAGAAGCATGTAGCTACTGATTTTCCCCACGTTGGAAAGTTTGTGATTGATATACTATATACAACTTTTAATGCAGAGGAGTAGCTTTAACAATCTAAATGCACCTAAGAATGAGGAAGTGCTCAGGAAGCCAATTGACTTTTGAATAGCATTGAGTGGGTCAGCATGAAAACTCGCTTATTCACTTTAGCACGCGCTTCACAGTATATGTACTGTACTATACTGAAAATTTTATAACTACAATTTAAATGAATAAGAACCAAAACCAACTGCAAATATAGTGTACAACTATGTTATGCATAGAACATTGCTTTTTCTAAGGGGAAGCGTATGAGCATCTCAGTTTATACAAAAGCAGGACGTAACTACATAGTTGTCAGTGCATCCTGGTGAAGGCATCAAACCCTCagctttttttgaaaaatttaattataagCTAGATGCtaatcagaaaatattctgtatttgttttccttaaatttcTTCAATACATggtaaagactttttttctatttccccAAATAGTGATTTAAGCATCATACAAAGTTAAACTTCAATAGCATACAGGTATTTATGgttttcatatgaaaaatgtAAGGAAATTTGTTCAAAACatatgtttatatttgttttttttaccacaaacatatttataaacaaaaatgttGCATCACCATAAACAGCTGAAGCTAGACTATCTACAGACAAAAAGAGCAACAGATTTGATGCACTGTAAATTCAAGTcctcaggacaaaaaaaaaaaaaagcagacctCAAGTAACAATGTTAATGccatttacaaagaaaaaactcatacaaaaacattcaaaattgAACATCACTTGGCAtgtaacttaaaaaataaaccaaaatcaaaattGGCTGAAAGGTTCATAACTTAAGGTCTTATTTACATTACACAAAGCTCAGGTGTTAGCCTTGAACCTAACCTTCAAAACACCTCCTAACATACCCAACTCAGGCCACTTCTGCTGATTTGCTACTGTGCAAACCATGCTCAATGTCTTTTAAGACAAAACAATTCTTCAAACAATAGCAAGTACATCACTAAACACCGTGAGCTCTATCTGAAGGGAATTCTTTaggaagaacagatttttttttcccccatctctcagtattttaagttttctgcttgctcttatattcttttttttaaattttcacttgTTTCAAAATCACAAATTAATGTGAGCCACCTATCACTTAATAACCAGGATGATCAATGACTCCACTGGTGAttacaaaaaatgaaaccaacAGTGCATCCCATTGACTTTACTTCTTAATACAAAGGTCTCAAAAGTATTTCTACATCATAAATCTTTCTAAATTTTTCCCAACAACTGTAAATTTCCTGGTAAGTTTTAAAAGCTCACTAGGTGTCATATGAAGAGATTTCTCAAAGTATTCaagtcaaaatatttgttccaGGACCAGTAAAAAGtttctccaaattttttttttttttacaaaaatagatgcttttttttctaaacccACATCAAAGAGGTTCTTATCTCTTTGGCAAGGTACTGCTTTACGAAAAGTTCTCCAGTATTCTTACAATAAGCTTTTATAATGAGTTCCCATTCCCCAACCCAAACgataattataaaataaatactgcttacaactttataaataaaatgtaaacttCAGATACTTTTCTtgaacaacaaaaaccaaaacaacaatgCATTACAATGTAAATTAAAcgaagcaaataaaaaaattaaaaaaacccaaacaacaactTAAACTACTACACAAAGCCTCAGTATTTACTCATAGGTTCAAGGCAGTcatgtataaagaaaaaaacttcttcccttagctgaaacattttaaaaggtcCACCTTCTTCAAAGAAGGCAATAGAATATGTATTGTAACAGGTAAAAACCCTGTACCTCTTGTCAATATTCAAACACAAAAGATATTTAAGAAGTTCTAATTCAAATATTAGCAATAAAAAATCTCATATATTCTTAGGATGCTAAGTAGTCATTTTATCCCCATTTCCACACTGACATACAACAAAGGCATTTACTAATGCATAAAGCTTCTTGTAAATTGCCTTTGTTGTATAGTTTTCATGTATTAATGCACTGAGAATAACTTATTAGGCTTTGTgcgttttgtttgttttgaaggagACCTGCAATACTCTGTCACCAAGGCGGTATCCATTCAGGCTAGCTATTGCCATAGCTGCCTCATCGTAGTTTGTCAtagtcacaaatccaaaacctTTGCACTTGTTGGTGTTAAAGTCACGGATGACCTTCACATTGGTTACTGCTCCGAAGGGTCCAAACATTTGCCAGAGGATGCTCTCATCAGCATCAGGGGCCAAGTTGTACACAAAAATGCACCACCCAGTTCCTGCATGCCCAGGGATATTAATTCCAGCCAAACTGGTCATTCCATCAATGGTCATTGGAGGAAACCTACTGACGAATGAGGGGAAGCAAAACAGAATCATAAGGTGACTGttcacaaaaaaatcccagcaaagaaatgttgaaataaaaaagaaaatgatacaGAGCTTTTCACAGGATGAACGTGTTGCTCAGGCTAATAAGGGGACATCACAAACATTTTCTACCCCCCAACTGGACAAATATAGTGTAAAAAATTATACACAAGTAGGGAGAACTGTGCTAGGTATGTCTGAGATGATGTAACATAGAAAATCAAATGGAAAGCATGCTATAAACCTGGTGAGGGTTAGTAATTTGAAACAGGAATTCCGTGGAACTGCTACAAATCGTTTATCTATTTCATGCACAAGCAACAAAATGAACAATCTCAGCTGAAGTCTCAACATGCAAAAATCCAACATAAGTcttactgaaaagagtttgcaaaatacttcaaaataattttgaatatgGTTATTATAAACCAAATAGCTCTTTTTTACCTCTTTACTCCATAAGCTATGTTGAGCAGGTTGTCCAACCTACAAAACATTTAGCAACATGTTAAGTCTTCAGACTTTTCTATCCTTTAAGATTAAGGAAACTTGGTATATTACGGTCACATCCATTATACCCTACAGAACCTCATGCAATGTTAATGTATCACCACTGAAAGAGCTGTCCCACCTTACTACACCTGATACAGTTAATGAATACAAAATAGTTCCTGGGTAGTAACCACAACCATAAGAAGTTCATTTCACAAAGTATACCACTACCACAAGTTTAGCCTAAAACAAATAGCATTAGCATTAAGTTACAGTCAGTGAGCACATTAGTTAAGTTTTCCACCTTACTAACTTGGTTTAGATGAAGAGTTTTATTGAGGCTTCTGACAGTTTGCACATATAATTACCAAGACAGATGCAGTATTTTTGAGCAGCAGCAAACATCATAACATAAACTgcaaaaaggatttttcattttcttactcCTTTTGATAATTCCAAGAAGtcaagcaggtgaggcagaaggctAGCTAGGGCTTTTGGAGCTAAGGCCAAAAAAGCAAGTATATGGACAGTGGAAGCAAGGTCGGGTGATAATATTCAGGAGgaatacagagatgctgctggccACTAAAGGGAGTGCATTTGTGACAAAGCTTAATTGGAGTTGACGCTGgtcagaaatgtgggggacaacaaaaagtgcttttctAAATATGTCGGTCACAAAGAGCAGTTCAAAAGTGACATCAGAccattacaggatgaggatgttCACCTCACTAACAGGGACACAAAACAGGCAGAGATTTCTCTGCCTGTCTTCAACAACGAAAATGGGGCTAAAAGGGTCCCAGTGTTTTTtcaatatatacacacacacatatatatgttaGATTGTAAGCTTTCTCtatgtatttctttcctttccccaagCTGTTAAAACTGTAGTATGACACTGCAGCTCTAAACCCTTTGAAATTACCTGGCCAACACCTGGGACACATAGTGCCTACCACTCCTATTACTCTTATTCATGGAGTCCCTCAAAATGCTTCTTTAGGAAAACATCTACCCTGAAGAAGCTCTTGTTTCTTCCTGGCAAATCCCAGACATGGGACGAGAAAGTCTTATTACAGATTTGCTTCAGGACTCCACAAAATATGAgcttaggttaaaaaaaaagtacagttgACTTAGTTTTCTCAAACTACAGAGCATTCTGCAGTAAGCCAGGTTTGTGTAATACATTGTCAAGAAAGTAAGCCACCAAATCTCTaagagagcagaaaagaggaatttaaacaaTACATGACTACCATCAGTACACTCAGTGTCAACGACAGAGGTCTACTGTCATTGACatcctgggagagggagaggaaggtgaGGGGTTCTATAAACACCATCACTTACAGGTCCTTGCTATAAAGCAGTCAGATGAGGACTTCATTCAGTAATGGAATCACTTTTATGATTTTCTATCAGTTACCTCGaagatttgaaaatattttgaagaaattctCAGGGACTTTCCACTGGAAACTTTTAAAGATGCTTTAATTTACACATCCTATAGAACAATTACGTAGAGCAGTCTTTGAAAGTCTAGATCAAGTTTTCTcttagtaagaaaaaaagaggcactGTATTGATTCTGTTGCTTTTACTATCCAAGTTTATGCTGATTGTTTTCAGGTCTCTGTCAACTGTTAACAGAGATGGGGCAACTGCATCGGTTAATCCTGTCTGAAACATCAACAAATGTCAAGAATTAAGATTTCTTTCACATGTAACTAATGAAAGATCTGAAGCATTGGTGCCACCTCAACTATTTAGTCAGCACCACACCTGGAATGCTGCAACAATGCAAAGCAAAGACCAAAATACCAAGAAAAGATGACTTTTCCCTTTACAgttaaaaaacctaaaaatttgaaaagacTGTCTTTTAGCGAGGAAGGATAAGTCTTAAGgttttcacaaaaaaaaccaaattcatTTTGTCTGCAACTTCAGCTTACCTTTTGATCAGTCAGTTAaaccctttccttccttcaacactgataaaagattttattctctctcccctATTTACTACAGACTTGGTACTTATTCAGTGCTTTTTGTTACAATTATACTTGTAACGTGGAGCTATCATAGTATCTCTAAAGGTGGTTTAAAGCATTACTTTACACTGaatatctcagaaaaaaaaatcaacttgcCAGCGATATTCATAAAAATACACTGCCTTTTAGACAAAAATAAGCCTCCACCAATCAAAATTTAAGGTTAAAAGCCTAAAGGTGAAGGACAGGGGTAGTCTACAGAAATTACTCAAGTGCAAATCAATAGGTCTTATCCAAAGAAAAAACTCTGAAAGTTGGAGAATTTTTACTAATGGTGATAGATCTACCTGGAGTATCAGTTAAATACTATAGCTACCACAGTCAGCATGAAGTGCAGTCCATGAACTCTGAATATTCAGCCTATAAGTGAGGGTAGCCAATGcatagcttttaaaatttggtACATTCTCTTTGAAGAAAACTGCCAGCTGATTTTacttcttgaaaaaataaaatagaaactgCTGAAATGTATTACTGTTTAACACATTCCAGTCACATCCTTTAGGAgcagaaggagggaagaaacaatcaaaatcactgaaacaaaactcaAGGTACTCATGAATGTACATAATacagtatttgttttgctttgttctcGCCATCTGTCCTTTTCAACACACTAAATATCACAGGGAACTGTATGGCTGTAGTTTCAACGTGATGGGAACATATATCCCCaaaaaacacatgcaaaaaatatttgactAATCTTCATTATGAAAATTTTGCAATAAGATAAAGTGTAGCATGGAGGGCTTAGACAACcaacaagggaaaaaacaaagcctgaatagggaagaaaaatagagggtggggaagagaaggctggCTGTGGCATGCTGTATGGctaagaagaaaactaaactGCCTAGGTCAATGTTAACTGAATCAACTTGTGCATTACTCAAGAATAATCTAGGAAATGAAAAGTCATCTTCGAAAAAGTTTTTAGTGACCGagtagaagaaaaagatgacACTTTAGCTAAGGAGGTTTATTAGACAGTGAAATGCTATCAGTAGGATGGCATCCATTTTTTGCTTTAGCTGTACTGTAGGAGCAGAGCTAAAGTTCACGCAGAAGTTGGAGAAGCGGGAAAGCGCCACAGTGGAGGCAAACAAACACGTCTGTGGGAACATGCAGGTTTCAGCACAGCTGTACACGTTATCTGACTTACCTAAAACGTTGAGCCTGCTGAGCTAGAGGTGCTGGATACCTTCTGTTTGGAGAATGGTACAGCTGGGAAAGAACGGCCTGACTGGTTTTTTGGCTTGGATTGTTAGCAAACTTTACAGTGATGGGCTCTGTGGCACCTGGAGGTTTCTGGCCATTCAAGCCCTTGATAGCTTCTTCTGCTTCAATTCGCTTGTCAAACCGGATAAACCCCACGCCCCTTGATACCCCTGCACAACGTGAAGGAAGCATATAATAATTAATTCAGAGACTCCAGAATATTAGTtgttaacattttattttcaaggccAATTGCTATGTTAATGGTCAATCACTGTGAAGACATGACAAATTTTGAGCATAAGAGAACCGAGCTTCGgctcagaataaaaattttctactgtaattttaatttttaatttaactgaTGTAAGACTCATTGGTGCAAAAAGCTTGGAAGGTTGAGGGAAAACAGGGGAAAGAACTTAAACCTAGTGAGTCAAAGAAGAACTCTGAAACAAAGCAATTTTGGTGAGGATGGAGATGAACTCAGAACCAGCTGCACTGTAACCTCCGGTCAGTATACACTACTCTGCAGTATCTACACTCACAGAAATTCTGTAAATAGCTTAGTTatctgctctccagcagcaaaaaatGGCATATGCCCTCCTGCAGTACCCCTTGAAGGTCCCTTTGGAGCAAATATGTAGAGAAGATGATGACATGCACGTTCTAGACTGCAGTAACAGGAATTACGGGTATGTCTTAACAGTCCATGGTTACCTTTAAGTATAAGATTCATTTTCAGTGTATCACCATACACCATTAAGtgttatttttgaaggaaactTTTCTTGGTATAGAGAAGTCAAAGACAACATGCAAGGGGATCAGCAAAGTGAAGGAAGGTCTTAGGAACATTGCACATCAAAAATTTATATTGTCTTAGACATAAACACTAAGGTGTCAACACTTGAATCAATTAACGTTAAAGCTACTAACAGCCAACATTACTTGAATGCTTCGTTGTAATATTCCTAGTGCCATTTAGAAGCCCTTTATGTTTTGGTTCATAAACAATGATGATTTAAACCACCAAAGTGACAATAAGCGGGtataaaaaaagcttcaaaaaggTAAATGTCACAGTTTCAACTTCACATCTTTTATCTGTCAGCTTGTGTCACAACCTTATTATTCATTTCATTTTGAGCCTACCTCTCCCAAATTACtaagaaggaaggaagcaagcTTAAACCTGAACAACGTTCTCTATGCTAGAAAACCACTGTGCAAATACCAGGATTTATTAATACTCAGAATTACCCAGCACATTAGAAGTTTAATTACATTTACTTACTGGCCCATTTGTCAGACCCCATCTATTTCTATGCAAGAATATACAGGAACATACTGTAAATGATTATTTATTGCAAAGACTGGAAATCTGACCCACAAATCTGCTACTTCTACGCATCAGTATTTGGTCTTTAGCTTTCCTTTCCATGCCTCTCTACACTCTCAGCAATTCACACTATTAAAACACTGTATAATATGTCAATATTGAGATTTCTTTTAACTGCAAAGGACTACATACAAGTTCCTCTGCAGGTCAGTACAATCCTTTCAAAGTAAGACAGTTTGCAAAGCTTATGACCTCCTACAGCTGAAAGCTGTTTTTCACACACAAGGACATCTGACTTTGAAAAGGTACAACtataaaaaaagtcaaacctAGCTAATCACAGAACTTACCTGCTCCTGAGGAACTCAAAGTTCATGCATTTGCCCAAAGTTAATGAGTCAACCTTGAAAACAGTCTTAACAGCAATTACAAGTGTGGGTCTTCTGTAATCCTAGCCTCAGAGAACCAGCTGTGCATTTCTGcataaagttttcttttttagaaaaataaagtttaataGCATTTTGTAAGGCGCTGAGAGACTATTTTCATGCAGCAGCTTGGCGAGGAAGATTATAGCAGCTGCAGATTTAGTACAAGTCATCAAACAGTCTTCAAACCTGCACCTTCAGGGTGGAAATGACTCAAGCTGGCTCAGTACACTCCACAGTCTATTTTTGCCCATGCATATTTATGAACAATTCCAGGAGAAAAACGCATTTTCTGGTCTACATTATAGAAACAAGACCTCTGTActgaaagatgaaatatttcttaaactGCCAGTCCAAAAAGGAGAGGCCAAGCAAAACTGCCTACTTACCAGTGACTTGGTCAACTAGAATACGAGAAGTAATAATGCGTCCATACTGGGAAAAGATCTGTTCCAGTTCTTTCTGGGTCATTGTTTTTGGAAGTCCACTAACATACAAATTTGCATCTCTGATAGAAGCCGAACTTGGTCGCGCATAGGAAaccttaggggaaaaaaaaaaaaaaaacaacaaaaaccccctaGAAAACCAACActttaaaaacagatgaaataGGTTAGTAATTTGTTCTGAACGTGGGTCACTGGGCCTTtagatttgttttttatttttctggagttGGCTTCTGAAAATACAGACGGAATGCAACACAGACCACATAGAAGAAGCTGACTGCATGGACTCTCTGTAATTAGAGAATTACTTTCAAATAAGTGAGAAAAAGCTAGGTACACACTCCAGTAAGTCTTGGTGAAGAAAATGTTCTCTGTTAGCTTACTATAAgattaaaaagacaaatttaagAAGTTCCAAGAATGTCTTTTTAATTCTCATTAAAAAGCACTAAAACATACAAGAAATGAAGATTTCAGTGTGATATCTAGGCCAAAAAGCACGAAAAGGCAGTCTGAAGCACTTAAAGgtttccaaatgtttttcaaatgcTGTGACCTTTGTACATGTGTTGAGCATCCTGTCAAATGACACAATCATTCATGAGGTCAAGATGAACTCTGCTATATCACTTTCACAGGCCTCAGAATGAATGGCAGAAGCAGGAATCCAACCTCTATTTTGACTGTTCATCAGCAGCTTGCCAATTTTAGCAACACAGAGGTCTTACATCTAAATGTCAATTAACAGTGAGATTCTCAGATCCTTTTGGATAGAAAGTTTTTCACTTGGTGCCTCCAAGTGTcagtcagaaatattttaagatgaTCAAGTATATCCTTCAACCTTTAGACATGTTACAAAACCAGCATGTTCACTACTTTCCACTGAAGTCTGTACAAGTGGTCTTATGCTTGCTACAGGAATGATTAAAACAGAACATCTGTGCTTCTTGAACATGACAAAATGCTTTTATCTGGGGTTCTCACTGTGGAAAAcgtaaaaataaagaaggagtAGTCAGATTTatgtcctttccttccctcccctgcaaTTAGCCTGCACTATTACCCAACACTGGGCAGCTGAAACTTGATTCTGTAAATCTGTCTTTTGCCTAACtctgacatttcttttcaaatcctGTCTCATTTTCATGCAGATCAGCAGACTCCTAAGACTCCTgtggaagcaaaacaaaagagagcACCCTGGAGATTAAACAAGCACTATTGTGAACACTGCCGTGATCCTTCAAGTTCTGCCCAGAGGTTTTATGCAAGGTACCTTTGTGCTGGTTGAACAGGGCTGACCTAAAAAACTTATAGCTATCCAACACACAGCCTCATGAGCCACACTGCCTTGTTCTTTCTACATGACAGCCACACAACAGCTGAAGACCTATGCTCAAAGTTACAGCACAAGACTAAAGCTTGCCTGCATTCAGTCAAAGTAGCAACAAGGACAGTGATGGCCACCCATTGCTACCAGGTAGAGAAATAACAACAGCTAAAGAATGAACAAACTTGCCCATTTGGCTCTGAGTTTCTTTAAGAAACAAAGTTCCATGTCTTAGAACTTGGCAGGATAACTTTCAGGAGACTGAAGGCCAAAGAACAGAGTCAGACTGCCTTGGGGACAGGCCTAGACACCATAAATTCATGTATTAGCAAAACCAAGGAGTTCTGAATAGCTAAGtcaatgtttgttttcaaaaggaaCCCTTCCACCAACACCTCAGAATTTAACTCTACACAGTAGGCAGGGACAGCAACAAAGTCCATTTATAACTGAACACAATGAACTGTTTTATAGTTTTAAATTATCTTTGGAATTGAGATACACTGAACAGTGTCCTATCCAATCCTTTTTAAGCTGtcagatgtttttcttcctatatGCATTTCGTCTAGTCCTCCGGAGAAAATTTCAAATTCCTGTAACTGTCAGCTAAGGAAGGAAGAACAACAGtgacttttctttaaatttaacaaaacagCTCCGCAACTGCTAATCAATATTTCACTACTGAGAAACTAAAACCCCTATGGTTTGCTGTAGGTATTGTGGACTTTACAATAGCTTTGAACTTAAGTAAATATCTGTTACAAAGCTCCTTTCTACATGCACTCTTGCAAGTACTCACAACAGAGGTTATAGAGTATAAGCTCTTTTCAAACAGGACAAAATAAGTCTGTATGAATAGAAGACACCAAAGGCCTGCCAAAAGCCTTAAGTCATACCTTAGGGTGCCACTGTTTTCCCAGTATCCAAAGTATCTAAACTTTACTCTAGAGGTAGTTCCTACAGATACTGATAGATCAAAAAGCTCCAGTTCCTAAGTAGTCCAATGCAGTAATTGGAGTTTCCAACCAGCTGCCCATTCCTGACTGTCATTCTAATTTGACACACAAGATAGAATAAAACTGAGGAAGTAAAACATAAGTAGAAATAACATTGTGATCTGTATGAACAGAGAGATgtacaaaaagcaaagaaaaatcttaaGTAAAGTAATTGACCTGTGAGGCAATACTTCGTATCcaaagtttttttcccttctggtcAATGAGAGACCTGAAgggtaacaaaaaaaaaaagatctgtagAAATATACTATCACCAAAAGGAAGACTGGGGACAAACAACCCCACTGCTGACTAGGAACACAGCAAAGAACAGGACACTTAGACTTTCCTTGCCTCAGTCTTTAGCAGTACAACTGACATTCAGGGATCCCAGGCCCAAGAGCAGTAGAAAGCCTGAAACAAGGAATATGTACTCTTAGTGGTAGAGGATCACAGTGAGGAACACCTAAAATGCACAGAGAAGTCCACGTGGCCTGAAAGGCTGTGCCCACAAGTGTTGGGGGAGCTGATGGATATCACTGAAAGGCAATTCTTGGTTGTCCTTTGAAAGGTcatggggaagaggggaggcTTCTGAGGAGTGGAAAGAAGCAAGTATCACCCATCTTAGAGTGACTTGCCCTCTGGGTAACTACAGTCAGGTGAAACTCTCTTGCCCTCTGGGTAACTACAGTCAGGTGAAACTCAACTCAATCCCTGGGCAGGTGACAGAGGAACTAACCATAGAAGTCTCCTTTAGTCACATGAATGTCATGGAGG from Chiroxiphia lanceolata isolate bChiLan1 chromosome Z, bChiLan1.pri, whole genome shotgun sequence encodes:
- the ELAVL2 gene encoding ELAV-like protein 2 isoform X2 codes for the protein MAVRLCDVASLLRSGSWAAEPWTGVIAAMETQLSNGPTCNNTAHGSTTINNCSSPVDSGNTEDSKTNLIVNYLPQNMTQEELKSLFGSIGEIESCKLVRDKITGQSLGYGFVNYVDTKDAEKAINTLNGLRLQTKTIKVSYARPSSASIRDANLYVSGLPKTMTQKELEQIFSQYGRIITSRILVDQVTGVSRGVGFIRFDKRIEAEEAIKGLNGQKPPGATEPITVKFANNPSQKTSQAVLSQLYHSPNRRYPAPLAQQAQRFRLDNLLNIAYGVKRFPPMTIDGMTSLAGINIPGHAGTGWCIFVYNLAPDADESILWQMFGPFGAVTNVKVIRDFNTNKCKGFGFVTMTNYDEAAMAIASLNGYRLGDRVLQVSFKTNKTHKA
- the ELAVL2 gene encoding ELAV-like protein 2 isoform X1 encodes the protein MAVRLCDVASLLRSGSWAAEPWTGQVIAAMETQLSNGPTCNNTAHGSTTINNCSSPVDSGNTEDSKTNLIVNYLPQNMTQEELKSLFGSIGEIESCKLVRDKITGQSLGYGFVNYVDTKDAEKAINTLNGLRLQTKTIKVSYARPSSASIRDANLYVSGLPKTMTQKELEQIFSQYGRIITSRILVDQVTGVSRGVGFIRFDKRIEAEEAIKGLNGQKPPGATEPITVKFANNPSQKTSQAVLSQLYHSPNRRYPAPLAQQAQRFRLDNLLNIAYGVKRFPPMTIDGMTSLAGINIPGHAGTGWCIFVYNLAPDADESILWQMFGPFGAVTNVKVIRDFNTNKCKGFGFVTMTNYDEAAMAIASLNGYRLGDRVLQVSFKTNKTHKA